The Desulfobaculum xiamenense DNA window GCAGAACTAACCGGCTTAGCCGTCGTCGTCAACCCGTTTTTTCACCTTTTTTCAAATTGCCGTTTCGGAGTGGCTGTTGCCTTTTCCGTGCGGCGAAGTTTCTTTCTATGCAAAACGCTCCCGTCAGTCAACCGGTTTCGCACATTTCACCAAAAGAAATCCACTGAAAGTCCGGGAAACTGCACAGGTGCTCAATCCCCGGGCACTTTTCCGCCACTCGCCCGAAGCATGATCGTCACCGCGCATAACTATCAAGGAGAGTTGCCCACCCCGTCCACTCCGGCCAATCGGGAGCGACGCGCGCCTCGAAATCCGGAAGCGAGACCCGCCAATGGTGCAGATAGAGCCGCTCGCCCTCCTCCGCCGCCCCATACACAAGGTCGCCGACGATGGGATGTCCGGCGCTGGCGCAGTGCGCACGAATCTGGTGCCGCGCTCCCTTGGCTATCTCGGCCAGTACGAGAGTTCTATCCGTACCGACTTCGCCAAGTGGACGCACGCTCGTTGCTCGCACGGGGTTATCGTCATCCTCATCAAGCACCCGCACAACCTTCCTGCGCGCCATGTCCAAACGACGCCGCACGACGAACTCCGACTCAACCCGGCCATGAAGGACGGCGAGATATGCCTTGCTGACGCGCCCCTCATCCTCCAGCTCGCGGTATTCCTCGCCTGCCGTAGGCGACAACGCCACAAGCACGATGCCAGAGGTCAGAAAGTCGAGCCTGTTGACGAGCGTAGCCTCTCGCCCCGGCCAGAACAGGGGGAGCGCATTCTCGACGCTCGGAACCGGTCGCCCGGCTATATTCTCGGTATGCACGCCCGCAGGCTTGAACAAGGCCGCCATGTACCCCGTACGCTGCGCCACGACGCGCACTCCGTCCGGGACAGACATATCCTGCCGATCCATCGCGTCGGCGGCGTCATCAATCTCGATACGCTGCCCAGTCCGCACACGGTACCCCTTGGGACGTGGAACGCCATCCACACGGACAGCGCCCAGCTCCCAGAGCCTGCGTCGTTCGCGCAAGGGGGCATCGGGCATGACAAGCATGATTGCGTGGTCGAGGCGAGTGCCTTCGAAGTCATCAGAAACGAGAGCTGATTTTCGGATTTGAGCCATGCGCAGGCTATAGCGTTTCGCATGGCGCATGCCAAGGGCTTGGCGAGGCCCCGGACGGGGCGAGTTGATATGTGGTTCCGTGGTGGGGCAGCAAAGCCTCTTCTTCCCTGAAAAGGCTTCGATGTCGCTGGCGTCCCTGCCGGCCAACCGACCGCTACGGCGGGGCTCCACCCCCGCGGTCGGAATTGCTACCCACGCTTGCTTATGAAACGGCTTCGAAACAATGGGGTCACCTTGGTCGAATTCCCGTACCCCACCATTCGCCGCCCTTCACTCTTGGTTCGTGCGAGGTCTTCCCGGAGGCTGGCATGCAGTCGCTTGGCCTCTGTGGTCAACTGCCCCTGCAGGCTGCGCAGACGGCGCAGCTTGGCAAGAACCAGATCGACATCAACGGAGCCTTCCTCCCGCATCGCCCAGGCCTGCTCAATGAGCCGTCCTCGCTGAACAGCCAGATCACCGGTCTGATCGACGTCACCGCCCACAAGACAATCGAGTTCCCTCTGCCCGATGTCCAGGGCCTGATCGAGAAGAAGCAGGCAGTCGGACATGGCTAGGCCGCCTTTGCCTTCTGACGGATGTCCTCACGCAGTTGCGCGATGACGCCCTTCCACTTCTCGACGGCGGTGAGGAACTCGTATTCGAGCAGGTCGGCAAGCAGAATCCAGTCCTCGTTCTCGCTGACCTCGATCATCTCAGTGAACAGGCTGGTGATCTCCTCAAGGCTGTCGTTGAGTTCCTGCGATTCGCGCAGGCCGAACTCGTCGCGCAGCACGGCGATCATTCCAAGGAAGTCGCGGGTGACGTCGAGCAGATCCTGATAGAGTTCGAGGGCCTCGGCGTCGTCGGCCTGCCGGAAGAGGTCGGCAACGGTACGGCTGCCGTGGGCCATGAGCCGCACGACCTTGTACAGCTCGCGGGTGATGTTCACGGCCATCTCGGGAACGGCCATGGTCACGATCTCGACACTCTCGATTTCCCCGGAGGGAATGTCTTCCGCCTGATGGGGGTAGATCTCGGAAAACGGCTCTTTGTTCACGATCACGTCGGTGACCATGCGGTTGTCGAGGTTCTCGTCCTCCATGACCCGCACCAGAAGCTCTTCGAGGTTGGCGAAGTTGTTGACGCTCAACCCTGTTTCACGACCGTCAATGACAATCATCTCTCTCCTCCTTGTAGGAAAAAATGTGCGCACGGCACACGTCGATTCAATCTGTTTCAAGTTGCATGCCAAGCGGCGCAAGATGGCGGCACCACTGACCGCACAGCCGCTGATACCGCTCCGCAAGTGCTGGCATGCGGGAAAAATCGTCGCCAAGCCCATGGGCCTGCTCGCGCCACATGTCGCCAAGTACGGAAAGGTATCGACTCTCGCACAGAAGGCCCGTCAACCGCTCGAAGCTGGCCATGAACCGCTTCTTGAGCGGCGGTAGCGGCACCTTGGAGAGCGCCACAGCCTGCTCGCCAAGCAGATGGAACAGGCGTTCGGCTTGCTCCAGTTCGGCGCGGACGGTTTCCGCCACGCTCGAATCCCCGGCGAAACGCGGTGCTCCCGCCTCGGAAATCGGCTCGCCGTCAAGGAACCGACAGTAGAAATGGCGCTGCTGCCTCACCCACACTGTCCTATCGGCATCTTCGTGGCCGGAACGAGAGACAAGCCCCATAAAACCGTCTGCTCCGGGGCGCATCTCCCATACTCTGATACCTTCGGGCCGCGACGCGCCAGATTCGAGTTCCCACCGCCCGCGATCGAGACGTGCGTGCACGAACGCCGCGACGGCCTCGGGCTGCACGGCATGGCGGCAGGAAAATCCCGTGGGGCACGTCTTGCCGAATCCGCAAGGATGGCACGGCATATCCGGTTCAATACACAGGGCGTCCGACGAATAGGGACCGGTATCCCACGGCTGGGCCGTGGCGAGAAACACCGCGCACACCGGCACGCCAAGCCCTGCGGCGAGGTGCATCGTCCCGGTGTCGTTGGTGACGAGCATGCGCACCAACCCGAGGGCCGCAGCCAATTCGACAAGGGACGTGCGTCCGACAAGGCTGGCCGACGGCACACGACAGGCGGCCCTGAATCGCTCGGCGAGTGGAGCCTCGTCCCCACTGCCGAGGAGCACGGGGCACAGGCCCGTACGCTCGTGAACCAATTCGGCCAATCGGGCGAAATGCGCCACGGGCCAGCGCCGAAAATCCGCGCTGGCTCCAAGTTGGATGGCTATGTACCCCGGGGCGTCGGCCGGTCCCTCGGCAGTCAGCACCCCACGCACGGCAGCGGTTGCAGCCGTATCGGGTTCGCGCAGGCGATATACGGGATGCGCGGGGCCATCGGACTGCGCCCCCGGCTCCTGCCCATACCCGGCGACGTGATGGAACAGATCGACGAGATTGAACGGACTGCATCCGCGATTGCGTGACGAAGCGACCAGAAAGGCAGCCCACGGCGAGGTGTTGTCCGCAAAGCCGAATTCGTCGAGCGCGTAGCCGACCACCTCGCACGGGGCGAGGTAGCGTGCGAGCAGTCGTCCGGGCAGCGTGGACGTGAGATTCACAACCTGATCGGCCCCGAAGGATGCGAGGTCGTTCCCGGCCCAGTCGCAGAACGTGCCGAGTCCCCGCCGCCAGTCGTCGTCCAACTGCGAGAGCAACGCCGCGCCCGGCAGAGCGAAGACGGCGTCCACATCGCGCATGAGCTTCGCCGCCGATGCGAAATTCTCCAGACAGACAAGGGCCGTTTCGCGCCCCCGCGCCTTCAGCGCCGTAAACACGGGCTGTGTTTGGAGGAGGTCCCCGAAGCGGGTCAAATTGATGACGATGGTTTTCTGATTCATGAATGCACCGTGGTGCGCGGCATTCCGGATGATTCGACACAGGATGGAGCATGTCGCCGCGCAAAGACATTCCCCCGCAGGCGGTCCTTTCCAAGAAGCGGACCAATGGCCACACATGACGTCGGCAAAATCGAAACCCACTCAATCGGCTACACAGCCACATTGTCCGCAATCCGCCGATGCCCAAAGCCCGCCAACACAGCCAGTTCCCCCGCCGCCCTGCCCCGCTTTGGCCTTGCTTTCCTCCAACGGGTGCAATAACTTGCAAGTTTTAGGTCAGAAACGCATGGGCCACGCCGTGCGGCGGCATCCCGGACGGAGCGCCCCGCAGCGACGAGACGCAGCTTCAACTATCAACTCCGGAGGACCACTCCAATGGCACTGTTCACCAAGGAAGAAGCGCTCGACTACCATTCCAAGGGAAGGAAGGGAAAAGTCGAAGTCGTTCCCGTCAAGCCCTGCAAATCGCAGAAGCACCTTTCGCTGGCCTACTCTCCGGGCGTGGCCCAGCCCTGTCTGGCCATCGCCAAGGATCCGTCCCTCGCCTACGAGTACACCGCCAAGGGCAACCTCGTGGCCGTGGTCTCCAACGGCACGGCCGTGCTCGGCCTCGGCAACATCGGTGCACTGGCCGGAAAGCCCGTCATGGAAGGCAAGGGCGTGCTGTTCAAGATGTTCGCGGACATCGACGTCTACGACATCAACATCGGCACCGAGGACCCGGACAAGCTCATCGAATGCGTGAAACTGCTGGAGCCGACCTTCGGCGGCATCAACCTCGAAGACATCAAGGCCCCCGAGTGCTTCCGCATCGAGGAAGAACTCAAGGCCCAGATGAACATCCCCGTGTTCCATGACGACCAGCACGGCACGGCCATCATTTCCGGCGCGGGCATCATCAACGCACTCGCCATCACCGGAAAGCGCATCGAGGACCTGAAGGTCGTCGTCTCCGGCGCTGGCGCTGGCGCGACCGCCTGCACGAAGTTCTACATCGGCATGGGCGTGCGCCGCGAAAACGTGTTCATGTTCGACTCGCGCGGCCTCATCCATCAGGGTCGCGAGAAACTCACGCCCCAGAAGCGCTACTTCGCGCAGGACAAGGATTACGGCACCCTCGCCGAGGTCATCCGCGGCGCGGACATGTTCCTCGGCCTGTCCACCAAGGACGTGCTGACGCAGGACATGGTGCGCTCCATGGCCGACCATCCGATCATCTTCGCCTGCGCCAATCCGGACCCGGAAATCACCTACGAGGATGCCAAGGCCGCCCGCCCCGACTGCATCATGGGCACGGGCCGCTCGGACTTTCCCAACCAGATCAACAACGTGCTGGGCTTCCCGTCCATCTTCCGCGGCGCGCTGGACACCCGCGCCACCGCCATCAACGAGGACATGAAGCTCGCCGCGGCCAACGCGCTGGCCGCACTGGCCAAGGAACCCGTCTCCGAGGACATCAACGCCCTCTACGGCCGCACCTTGAGCTTCGGCCCGGACTACATCATCCCCAGCCCCTTTGACCCGCGCGTGCTCGAATGGGTGGCCTCCGCCGTGGCCAAGGCCGCCATGGACAGCGGCGTGGCCACCGTGCAGCTGGACCTCGACGCCTACCGCGAAAGCCTGCGCGCCCGCCTCGCTGGCGTGAAGGAACGCATCGCCCTCGTGGTGGACTACTACGGTCTGGACTTCTAGCCGCAGGCCGCACCCGCAAACACCACAAGGCCCCCACAGTCTCCGGACCGTGGGGGCCTTTTCGTATCGCACCTGCGCCCCGCGCCCCTCCGCGCCACAGACGCAAAAAGGCCCCGAACCTTACGGTCCGGGGCCTTATTAATTGAAGAGCAAACGGATTGCGGGGCTAGCGCACGCGCACCGTGGGGAAGCGGTCCGGCAGTTCGATGCCAGCCTTTTTACGCAGGAAGGCGGCACGGCTCTTGGCCTCTTCCAGCACGGCCTTTTCGTCCACGGTCAGCACCTTGCCATCGCGCATGAGCCAACGGCCATCGCACATGGAGGATTCCACATCCGAGGAATGCATGGAGTAGACCATGGCCGACACCGGATCGTGCACGGGCAGGGTTCCGGCGCTGCGGGGATGAACGATGACGAGGTCGGCCTTCTTGCCGGGCTCCAGCGAACCGATCTCGTCCTCCCACAGCATGCAGCGCGCGCCGTGCAGGGTGGCCATCTCTAGAATGGTCACGGCGGGCAGCGTGGCGGGATTGAGGGTGCGGCCCTTGTGGATGAGGGTGGTCAGCCACATCTCGTCAATCATATCCATGCGGTTGTTGGACGGCGCACCGTCGGTACCGATGGACACGGCCAGTCCGCGCGAAAGCAGCTCGGGCACGTAGGCGAATCCGAGCACGCGCATGGCGGCGGCAGGGTTGTGGGACACCTTCACGTCGTGCAGGCGGAAGAGGTCCATGTCGCGCGGGGTGAGCCACACGGTGTGCACGGCCAGCAGATTGGGGCTGAGCGCGCCGATGCGGTTCATG harbors:
- a CDS encoding pseudouridine synthase family protein yields the protein MPDAPLRERRRLWELGAVRVDGVPRPKGYRVRTGQRIEIDDAADAMDRQDMSVPDGVRVVAQRTGYMAALFKPAGVHTENIAGRPVPSVENALPLFWPGREATLVNRLDFLTSGIVLVALSPTAGEEYRELEDEGRVSKAYLAVLHGRVESEFVVRRRLDMARRKVVRVLDEDDDNPVRATSVRPLGEVGTDRTLVLAEIAKGARHQIRAHCASAGHPIVGDLVYGAAEEGERLYLHHWRVSLPDFEARVAPDWPEWTGWATLLDSYAR
- a CDS encoding glycosyltransferase family 9 protein, which produces MNQKTIVINLTRFGDLLQTQPVFTALKARGRETALVCLENFASAAKLMRDVDAVFALPGAALLSQLDDDWRRGLGTFCDWAGNDLASFGADQVVNLTSTLPGRLLARYLAPCEVVGYALDEFGFADNTSPWAAFLVASSRNRGCSPFNLVDLFHHVAGYGQEPGAQSDGPAHPVYRLREPDTAATAAVRGVLTAEGPADAPGYIAIQLGASADFRRWPVAHFARLAELVHERTGLCPVLLGSGDEAPLAERFRAACRVPSASLVGRTSLVELAAALGLVRMLVTNDTGTMHLAAGLGVPVCAVFLATAQPWDTGPYSSDALCIEPDMPCHPCGFGKTCPTGFSCRHAVQPEAVAAFVHARLDRGRWELESGASRPEGIRVWEMRPGADGFMGLVSRSGHEDADRTVWVRQQRHFYCRFLDGEPISEAGAPRFAGDSSVAETVRAELEQAERLFHLLGEQAVALSKVPLPPLKKRFMASFERLTGLLCESRYLSVLGDMWREQAHGLGDDFSRMPALAERYQRLCGQWCRHLAPLGMQLETD
- a CDS encoding malic enzyme-like NAD(P)-binding protein — its product is MALFTKEEALDYHSKGRKGKVEVVPVKPCKSQKHLSLAYSPGVAQPCLAIAKDPSLAYEYTAKGNLVAVVSNGTAVLGLGNIGALAGKPVMEGKGVLFKMFADIDVYDINIGTEDPDKLIECVKLLEPTFGGINLEDIKAPECFRIEEELKAQMNIPVFHDDQHGTAIISGAGIINALAITGKRIEDLKVVVSGAGAGATACTKFYIGMGVRRENVFMFDSRGLIHQGREKLTPQKRYFAQDKDYGTLAEVIRGADMFLGLSTKDVLTQDMVRSMADHPIIFACANPDPEITYEDAKAARPDCIMGTGRSDFPNQINNVLGFPSIFRGALDTRATAINEDMKLAAANALAALAKEPVSEDINALYGRTLSFGPDYIIPSPFDPRVLEWVASAVAKAAMDSGVATVQLDLDAYRESLRARLAGVKERIALVVDYYGLDF